The Blastopirellula sediminis sequence CGCTCTGCCAAATAGCACCATCAAACACTAACCCGAGGCGCAAGCCGAGGGAATATGCGCGCAAGCAGACGTTTGGGCCCGCTGTCTCTCAGCCACAAACCGGTCTCCAAAAAATGGGACCGGACCGCAGCCCATTTTTTTTCAAACCGGGTGGCCCGTCCAGCAAACGTAGGGCAGGCCATGCCTGCCGTCGCTTGGCGCCGAATCACCTCGGTAGGCACGGCCTGCCCTACGACTGGGCTGGACCGCTCGTGCGATTTTTTTTGCGGCCCATCTGCAATCGTAGAGCCACAGTCGCCGCAGCTTGCCAGGTCTGCGCATCATGTGGACCGCGTCGCGCATTTTTTTTAAATGGACCGGTCGCAAACTCCAACGATGACCACGATCGTCCCGTTGGTTGCACCGCATCTTCGCTAGTTCGCCTATCATGTGGACCGCTGCGGCCATTTTTTTCATCCCGAGTGGACTGGACTGCGCGCAATTTTTTTTGAACGACCATCCACCGAATCGATCCGTCCCATTCATATCAAGCGAAGCCGATGAGTGGACTGGACCGCGATGAGTTTTTTTCGCCAGGCGAAGCCTCCGCCGCTCGACCGCCAGAGGGGACAAGCTCGCTTCGGCCTGCCTAATTTCCAAAGAGCGGCACCGGCAAACCAATTCCGCCCCATCGCCGCCAGCCAGATCGCCGGCGAAAACTACCTGCCGGCACCCCGAAATCGACCACGAATGCGTGCGCTTTGTCAATGGACAATGTTGTTAGGAGGACATGGAGCCGACGGCCGACCAGGTCGACCTGGATGAATCGCTAATTCAAAATGGAGGATTGGCGTTTGCAAGCCTACAAAGTTTATGATTGGATAGTTGCCCCGATGAGAATTCCGAAGGAGTTGGTCGAACTCGTCAGCAACGCGCAGATAAACGAGGTCTTCCCGTCCAGTTTGAATTTGAAGACAAAGCGTTCATTGTCGATGTCACGCTCTTTCTCGATCTCAATGACCCAGCGAATTTCGACCATGAAAACAACCGAAGTCGCGTTGCGAGAAACGGGGATGGTTTCTTTCTGTTTGTCGACCTTAAGGATGAAAAGCTAGGAATCCTGCAAGAAGAATTCGGCGACGTCGACTTCCCAAGCGTAACCTTGTTTGACCTCCTCAAGGCACGCTGGACGCCAATTTAGAAATGGCGTTGGCGGCGCTGAATAGCACGGCTGGAAATCGCAGTAGATTTAAGGCGTTTCCCATAGCTTTTCACCATCAAGCGACCCACAAGATCATGCTTCGCACTTTAGTAATCGCGTTTCTACTCTTCATCACCGGATGTGCGAACGAAGAGCCGGAGATTGAGATTCGAACACCACGAGGGGAACCGTTTGAGATGCCCATCGATGAAGCCGGCAGTAGCGCCCCGATCCGGATCAACGTCATGATCCCGCAGCCGCTACAGCCGTTGGAGCGTGGCGAACGTTTTGAGCTGCCGTTGTGCGATCTCTTTGATGAGACGGACGGGGGCGATGTTGTCGGCGGGGGGACGATGCTCGAGCAGGGAAAAATCACTTCCGCGAATATCGAAATCGAAATCAACGACGAGTCGCTGCTGCCGAAGGTGATCGAGACTCTGCGGGCCGGAAAGGCGCCGGACGATACGGAGATCTCGATCGGGGAACCAATCAATCAGACGAAGTTGTTGCGCGATTTTTGATGAATCCGCTGGTGAAATCATGGCTATGGCGGCCGCGTTCCGTTTTCTCGCGAGAGGCTATCGGATGGTGAATGTCGGGCGAATTGCTTACGTGTCGATGTTTCTCTTACTTGTTTCGCTGGGAAAGGGATGCGCGTGTTCCCTCGATCGGTCCGCCAACACAAAGCTTGTCGGGAACACGCTTGTCGTTTCTGCGGAAGGACGGGATTACACGTTTCCCAAATACATCGACTTCGACGGTCAGCAGTGGACGAGAAGCGATTGGCGTGAATCGCGTCATTTTGAGGGGGGCGTATGCGTTTACTTGGGGCAAGACGCCAATCAAAGGCTTACGTACCACCAAGATTCGCAATTGAAGGTGGGGTGGTCGCTGCAAATCGAAAGGCGAACTCGGCCTGGCGAGCCTTTTGTGCCGAAGGGGAAGAAGCGGCTGTTCGATAGCGAGAGCGAATGTATGTTTGATATGACTGTTGGAGAGAGCGGTTTTTTTGATGGCGCCGCTCGAAATTATTATTCCAATGGCGTCGTCAAGCTCGATTGTATCTACGCGCCGGCGGCTGAATTGCAGGGGCCGGCGACAGGCTACTATCCCACGGGCTCGGTTTGGTGGACCGGAGAGTTTCAACGCGATCGATTTGACTATGAGAACGCAAAGTTCTACGACGAAAGCGGGGGCGAGATTAAAGGCTTAAGTCTGGAGGAAAAAGAGAAACTCAAGCGGTCATGGAGCGATACGACGAGTAGTAGCTGGAAAGACTGTCGGCCGCAGTAGGACTGGGCGCCACATCGCCCGAGTCCCTCGTTCCACTTTCTTGCTGTGATCTCCGTCCGTTTTTGCCACCGCTTCTCTTTGTCATTTCTAGCGAGCGCATTTCCCTCGCTTGCGCTTCGGGCTACTATTGGACGCGCCCGCAAAGGAGCTCCCGTTCTCCTTGCCTACTTCGACTTCAGCTCAAACGAGAACTCGTTGTCTCCGCTTGGCGTGACGTCGGCCTTCAAATCCGATTTGCTGTTGTACTTGGCGGGGATGTACATTTCGCCGATTGGTTCCGGCGTGCCGTTCGAGTTGTCGAACTTGCCGGGGATTAGTCGCGACGCGGTCACTTCGACTTTGGCCGCTCCTTCTTCGGCGTCCACTTTGTATTTGCCGTTGATGATGTCGCCGGCGAAGGCCTTGCCGCCTCCTTCGAGTTGACGGAGCAAGATTCTTCCCGTTTCGACGGGCTGGCCGTCAAACGTGACGCTGCCGGTCACGGCGTAAGTCTTCGGGCCGCTGGAGCCGCCGCCGCAGCCAATGGTTCCAATCAGGAGGCCGCACAGCAGGAATAGGGAAAGTCGCATCGGGTTATCCCAAGAGTTTGGAAGGGTAGAAAAGGAATTGCTGCTCATCAAAGGCCGGGCGTCTGGGGACGCGCGGCCTGTAGGCCGATAGATTTTGCTTACGCGACGACGAGCGGTTTAGAACTCGCCGATGACCTGACCGTCGTTACGAATGCCCAGCCGCAGCCAGGTTTGCCGATCGATCGTGTCGGGGAAGAAGCGAACCGAACCGTCGGTGAGGCAACCGTTCACGCCGCCGGGATGGTAGCTGCGAGCGTAGTTCCAACGTCCGGCCAGGCCGCCGGAGTTGCCGTTTTCGCAGGGAGCCATATTGGGCGCACCCGGAGTCGAGGTCGCTTTGCAGCTGTAGTTGCGATCGGCGACGCTGGTGTTGGGAGTTTCGCCGACCGAGAAGCCGAACGAGCCATGCGGCGCTCCGCCCCAATATCCGCCTGAGTTGCCCCAAGCCCCGGTGCCGTTCGCACGGACGATTCCTTCGGCGGCGAGCAGCGTGTTGGTCGATCCGTCGGTGCAATCGCGGAAGGTGGTGTGCGATTCGCGGAAGAGCATGCCGCCGGGGTTGGACCCGGTAATGTCGCCGGCCGTCACGTTGATCGTCGAGGGAGAAGTGCTGCTGAAAGACCAGGTGCCTGGTCCTGCCGAGACGACATAGTTCCCTTGAAACGCGGTGGTGCCGCCGTTGGCCCCTTTGCCGGGAGAGTTGGGATCGGAAGGGCAAGTGAGCGAAAAGATCGACGTGGTCGAGATCACGTTGTTGATCTGATGAACGTATTCGGTAGTGTCCGCTTCGTACTGATCCGACAGCCCCTTTTGTTCGAGGAACGGCAGGATGCGCTGGTACCAGCAATCGCGACGATGCGTGTTGCCCGAGACTTCGGTCTGGTGCCCGTACGGGAACAAGCGGAAGGTGCTTTCATAGTTGTGCATCGCCAACCCAAGCTGCTTGAGATGGTTGGTGCATTGCATCCGGCGAGCGGCCTCGCGGGCTTGCTGAACGGCAGGCAGCAGAAGCGCGATGAGCACTCCAATGATGGCGATAACGACTAACAGCTCGACGAGCGTAAAGGCTCGTTGCGCACGAATCGGTCGAAGCATGATTAGACCTTTGTCAGAAATGTGAGAAAGAAAAGATGAATCACGTTTACTGAAGGCTTCCCCAGAAGGGGGGAAAAGGCTCTAGGATGTCACGAGAGATCAAGCAGGTTTTGTGCCATATTTTGAAATTTTGTTTAGGCGGCGAAGTCGTCCATGCGGGAAGAGAGAGCAGTTCGCTGAAAACGGCGTTAATCGCAGCGGTTCTGCGAATTTGATTTCGGCTGCGAAAAGTTTTTGGTTGATGTCCGAAAGGCGTATGTGAATGCTGCGCGACTCAGCATGCTCGCCAAAAGTTGCGGCGATGCACGATTCCAGCTCGTTCTTTTGGGTGGAGATAAGTTGCCGAGCGATAGCTCGGATCTCGATGACGAAAGTATCAAGGCGCGAATTGAGAAGTACTCACCAAGATAGAGCAGTCTTCGCGCAAACGCTTCTCGCTTATTGCTGTCTTCTTCTCATTCTGTGATTCCGAGAAATTTTTTCTGACGTGAAGCGAACGTGCTCGCGTCGCACACGATCGGCGCCACTAATCATCGTAGCGCAGGTTTTGGTTACTTGTTGCACGCGCGTCGGCGTCGCATGCCGCGGGCGGCCATCACGCGCAGGTCCCGGGCGGAGTTGCAATAATACGACAGGTCGCCTCTCATGCGGCTACGCGAAGGAGACGACATTCGCGTGGAGTCGCTCACCGACAAGCAGCGGAGTTGCGACGCGCTGGTTCAGCCAGATGGAGCCGTGACGCTGATTTTGCTCGGTCGGGTCTAAGCGGCGGGGCTGACGCTGCCGGAGCTGCCGAGCAACGTGGAGAAGGCGTATCGGGCCTGCTATCGCGTCCCGGCGATAACGATCTGTGCGACGAAGCTGGCCGACAGGTAAGCCGATACTAGCCCGAGGCGCGAGCCGAGGGAAGGCGGTCAGCACTAGCAATGAAGACGCTAGTCCTTTGCATCCCGAAACAACCGTCCGACTCTTGCGCGACAGTTCCATGCACAGTCGCTCGGCTCGCGCCTCGGGGGAGTGGTGGATCATGAAAAAAGGACGCTGCGACTGCAGCGTCCTTTTTGAGTTTACGTTTCGCGGGTTCGGCTTACGCCAGGTCGCGATCTTCAAACAGGATCAGCGCCAGGAACATCGCCATCAAGCTGTAGAGGATGGCGAACAGGGCCGAGAGGCCGATGTACTCCATTGGGACTTCACGGCCTGCGGAGATGGCGCCGTAGATTTCAAAGTTTTCTAGCACCGGCAAGATGGTCGCGAGTAAGCCGGCGACGAACTTCACCGGTTCAAACCCTTGTGCCGAGACCTGCATGATGGCCGGCGTGAGGTGACCCATCGCGTAGACGCCGAAGGTGATCAGGAAGTTGGCGATCATCGGCAAGCGAGTCGAGATCGCGACGCTGACCGACGCGAGGACGACCGTTTCGAGGAAGACGAGGACGACGCCGGGGACGACGTCAACCGTTTCTTCGTGCAGCAGCTGCCAGCTGATCCCCTTTTCGCCGAAACGTTCGTACTCGAAGGTGGCGCCTTCGCGGGAGTCGAACATCGGCTTGCTGGCCACGGCCGGCAAGAAGAAGAGGGTGATCATCACGAACAGGACCGCGACGACGCCGACGATCCCGAGGAACTTCCCAATAATGAACTGGCGACGGCTGACCGGCTTCGAGAGCAAGGTCAACGCGGTCTTCCCTTCAATTTCATCCGAGATCGACGTGCTGGAGGCCCAGATCGCCACGACCATCCCCAGGATCAACATCACCTGCAGGCCGGTGTGCTTGAGCACCTTGATGTCTTCGCCGAAGGTCTGATAGGGCAAGTAAATCGCCACGACCATGAACAAGCAGCCGATCACGGCGCAGAGCATGAAGAGCAACTGCGAGATTTCGGAAGTGGCCGTCGCTTCGGAAATCGCGGCGGTCTTCGGGAAGAACATCGAGTAAGCGAAGTAGATGAAGTAGAGCGAAGCGACGATCAGCGCGGTCTGGAAAATCGAAACCGCTTCGACATGCTCCGGTTCGATCGTGACCGTCATGATCGCTTCGATCGGCTGGTCGGTATCGTTGCGAGCGTAGAACTCAACCATCTGTCCCGGCGGCAGCTTGCGGGAGAGGAACGCCTTGTCGCCGCGCGACCATTGCCAGGCCGAGCC is a genomic window containing:
- a CDS encoding DUF1559 family PulG-like putative transporter, whose amino-acid sequence is MLRPIRAQRAFTLVELLVVIAIIGVLIALLLPAVQQAREAARRMQCTNHLKQLGLAMHNYESTFRLFPYGHQTEVSGNTHRRDCWYQRILPFLEQKGLSDQYEADTTEYVHQINNVISTTSIFSLTCPSDPNSPGKGANGGTTAFQGNYVVSAGPGTWSFSSTSPSTINVTAGDITGSNPGGMLFRESHTTFRDCTDGSTNTLLAAEGIVRANGTGAWGNSGGYWGGAPHGSFGFSVGETPNTSVADRNYSCKATSTPGAPNMAPCENGNSGGLAGRWNYARSYHPGGVNGCLTDGSVRFFPDTIDRQTWLRLGIRNDGQVIGEF
- a CDS encoding ABC transporter permease, with the translated sequence MTPLLAFFHMSSKNFGHWVTSLWLFGIGVILGGLVVFVAWSILKAIAPKYADRCTEALRGSILFPITMVMLIWAAIGILGTFAVQEPMSILNSLRRLPYAGSTEHKIEVPALTKLNDDGTVPAVPLNITVDSDELSKLEISSTERFDLVARIVGEPEDVAAYTIREGSAWQWSRGDKAFLSRKLPPGQMVEFYARNDTDQPIEAIMTVTIEPEHVEAVSIFQTALIVASLYFIYFAYSMFFPKTAAISEATATSEISQLLFMLCAVIGCLFMVVAIYLPYQTFGEDIKVLKHTGLQVMLILGMVVAIWASSTSISDEIEGKTALTLLSKPVSRRQFIIGKFLGIVGVVAVLFVMITLFFLPAVASKPMFDSREGATFEYERFGEKGISWQLLHEETVDVVPGVVLVFLETVVLASVSVAISTRLPMIANFLITFGVYAMGHLTPAIMQVSAQGFEPVKFVAGLLATILPVLENFEIYGAISAGREVPMEYIGLSALFAILYSLMAMFLALILFEDRDLA